Within the Candidatus Eisenbacteria bacterium genome, the region CCCGAAGTGTGCGTGGCAGCGGCAGGCGCTGCGCGACCGCCGGCATCCTCCGGTGGAAGGCGGTGTCGAAGCACGCGATCTGGGGGAGCCCCGGGAAGTGGGCGCTCACGGCATCGATGCTGGCGAGCGCCGCAGGCAGGTGGAGCGGGGCGAGCGGCACGAGGTTCAGGAGCGCGGCGACGAGCTGCGGTGTCACTCGCTCCGGCGCGGCATGATTGGCTCCACCATGGACGACGCGATGGCCGACGGCGTCGAGGGGAGGGAGCGCCGCTCCGGCGAGCGCCGCGCGCAGCGCCGCATGGGCATCGTGGAACGCACCCGGCTCGTCGCGGACCACCCGTGCACCCGCGTCGCGGACCGTGAGCCGCCCCTCGCCGAGGCCGATCCCTTCGACCGCGCTCGATGCGACGCGGACCTCATCCTCGTAGAGTGCCACCTTGAGCGACGACGACCCGCTGTTCACGCAGAGGATGCGGATGGGCATTGCCTCACCTCAGAGCGAGGAGGCTCCTTGCCACCGCTGCCACGCGCTCCGGCTCGAAGCCGAACTTCTTCTGCAGCTCCTTGAGCGGCGCCGAGGCGCCGAACGTCTTCATGCCGATGACGTGCCCCCGCGCACCCACGTATCGCTCCCAGCCGAGCGTCGAGCCCTGCTCCACCGCGACGCGCGCCGTGACCTCCGGCGGCAGGACGCCGTCCCGATACTCGCGCGGTTGTTCGTCGAAGAGCTCCCACGACGACATCGACACGACACGCGAGCGAACGCCCTCGACGCGCAGCTGCTCGTGGGCCTCCACGGCGAGGCCCAGCTCGCTGCCCGACGCGATCAGGATCACCTCGGGCTTCCCGCCCGGGGCGTCGGCGAGCACGTAGGCGCCGCGCGCGACGCCCGACGCCGACGCGTACTTCGTCCGATCCAGGGTCGGCAGGGGCTGGCGTGAGAGCGCCAGCACCGCCGGCCGATGACGCATCTGCATCACGACCCGGTACGCCTCCACCACCTCGTTGGCATCCCCCGGCCGGAGCGTGACCAGCCCGGGAATGGCACGCAGGGACAGCAGCTGCTCCACCGGCTGATGGGT harbors:
- a CDS encoding transketolase C-terminal domain-containing protein, which encodes AMAATVNGLVLSKLRAFGATFFIFSDYARPAIRLAALMELPSIFIFTHDAMGDGEDGPTHQPVEQLLSLRAIPGLVTLRPGDANEVVEAYRVVMQMRHRPAVLALSRQPLPTLDRTKYASASGVARGAYVLADAPGGKPEVILIASGSELGLAVEAHEQLRVEGVRSRVVSMSSWELFDEQPREYRDGVLPPEVTARVAVEQGSTLGWERYVGARGHVIGMKTFGASAPLKELQKKFGFEPERVAAVARSLLALR